A genomic window from Cloacibacillus evryensis DSM 19522 includes:
- a CDS encoding TRAP transporter small permease, with the protein MLRWLDDHLEEFLMAVLLLLITVIISYSVVMRYVFNDSPTWAEEITRFFFIWSAFLSIGLCIRRQSSIRIDILLTSITEKQRNMLLAGVNLFVIIVMAYWLYGAVNVTRTLMNNGQTSPALLVPMWVIYGSSVVGFSLAIFRSAQQFLINIKGGK; encoded by the coding sequence ATGCTGCGCTGGCTTGACGATCATCTTGAGGAATTTCTTATGGCTGTGCTTCTGCTTCTTATCACGGTCATCATATCCTATTCGGTAGTCATGAGATATGTGTTCAATGACTCTCCAACGTGGGCGGAGGAGATCACCAGATTTTTCTTCATCTGGTCGGCGTTCCTCAGCATCGGGCTCTGCATCAGGCGCCAAAGCTCCATACGCATAGACATCCTGCTCACGTCCATTACGGAAAAGCAGCGCAATATGCTGCTGGCCGGCGTCAACCTTTTCGTCATCATCGTCATGGCCTATTGGCTCTATGGCGCGGTCAACGTCACCAGGACGCTGATGAACAACGGGCAGACGAGCCCCGCCCTGCTTGTGCCGATGTGGGTGATCTACGGCTCTTCGGTGGTCGGCTTCTCGCTGGCGATCTTCCGCAGCGCCCAGCAGTTTTTGATCAATATTAAAGGAGGAAAATAA
- a CDS encoding S8 family serine peptidase, with translation MKRTTKYIYLILTIFLLASAAFAYSANAAKAPKYVEGEALVVMKSSAVASAAGNTARTAQACSSAAASLAASVNASSVQTFDALSASSGKLFAHLRSDTKTADELISALKKNPNVIAASKNYISKAVKEPNDPMWRDQWGQKRIKAPEAWETTTGSGDVVAAVIDTGVTYDHPDLKDNMWRDEGGDRRYGMMFHDNGSATVITGTGGTANAAMTDWERVGDVSGHGTHVAGIIGAVGGNNTGVAGVNWKVKILTVGVFSYIPSWDDTGAYDSDTMNGLNYIAGLKRSGVNIVAANMSLGGARELQSDNSAYGQAIKAASKAGDKGILICMAAGNDGYNLDELTDDYGNEMRNYPSSYKFAATLSVGATASDDKIAIWSPQGSNYSPSGKWVDAFAPGSEILSTCRTTPLSEYPAGNQTYNYAGYTSISGTSMATPMVTGAAAMLSAAYPTKSAADIKALLINNATDVCKSGFSRYGQIDLAEAMKAGSADVVSVESIALSQAASSGSSAGKAAATGLSSTLYVDNTLDIQCTITPDNATNQILEWESSKEGVATVDADGMVTAHSGGTTVITARATDGSKIGSNPYSVTVIPVESVALNKSALSLAKGASETLTATAKPDNPSGYRVGWWSSDEEIATVDTGGVVTAVAAGTAAITAYVGDKSATCDVTVTNGGSGGGGGGGCSAGFPGLALLFAAALPAIYIKRR, from the coding sequence ATGAAGCGCACAACAAAATATATTTACCTGATATTAACGATATTCCTGCTCGCTTCGGCGGCCTTCGCGTACTCTGCGAACGCCGCGAAGGCCCCAAAGTACGTTGAGGGCGAGGCCCTTGTAGTGATGAAGAGCTCGGCTGTGGCAAGCGCCGCCGGCAACACGGCGCGGACCGCGCAGGCGTGCTCCTCGGCGGCCGCCTCTTTGGCCGCTTCGGTGAACGCTTCGTCGGTGCAGACCTTTGACGCGCTCTCCGCGAGCTCCGGCAAGCTCTTCGCCCATCTGCGCTCGGATACGAAGACGGCGGACGAACTGATCTCGGCGCTGAAAAAGAACCCGAACGTCATCGCCGCATCCAAAAACTATATCTCAAAGGCCGTGAAAGAGCCTAACGACCCGATGTGGAGAGATCAGTGGGGGCAGAAAAGGATCAAGGCCCCGGAGGCGTGGGAGACTACGACCGGTTCCGGCGACGTCGTGGCCGCGGTCATCGATACGGGCGTCACCTACGACCACCCGGACCTCAAAGATAACATGTGGAGGGACGAAGGCGGGGACCGCCGCTACGGCATGATGTTCCACGACAACGGCAGCGCGACGGTCATCACCGGAACCGGCGGCACGGCCAACGCCGCTATGACGGACTGGGAGCGCGTAGGCGACGTTAGCGGCCACGGCACCCACGTGGCCGGAATAATCGGAGCGGTCGGCGGCAACAACACCGGCGTGGCGGGAGTAAACTGGAAGGTCAAAATACTCACCGTCGGCGTATTCTCGTATATCCCGTCCTGGGACGATACCGGCGCGTACGACAGCGACACAATGAACGGATTGAATTACATCGCCGGCCTCAAAAGGAGCGGAGTCAATATCGTGGCCGCGAACATGTCGCTTGGCGGCGCCAGAGAGCTTCAGAGCGACAACAGCGCGTACGGACAGGCGATAAAGGCCGCGAGCAAGGCCGGAGACAAAGGCATACTCATCTGCATGGCCGCCGGCAATGACGGCTATAACCTGGACGAGTTAACGGACGATTACGGCAACGAAATGAGGAACTATCCGTCATCCTACAAGTTCGCCGCCACGCTGTCGGTCGGGGCCACAGCCTCCGATGACAAAATTGCTATATGGTCCCCCCAAGGGTCAAATTACAGTCCCAGCGGCAAGTGGGTGGACGCCTTCGCCCCCGGCTCCGAGATATTGAGCACGTGCCGCACTACTCCCTTAAGCGAATATCCCGCAGGTAATCAGACCTATAATTACGCGGGATATACCTCGATCAGCGGGACGTCAATGGCCACGCCAATGGTTACTGGCGCGGCGGCGATGCTGAGCGCGGCGTATCCGACAAAGTCAGCCGCGGACATCAAAGCCCTGCTCATAAACAACGCGACTGACGTATGCAAATCAGGCTTCAGCAGATATGGACAGATAGACCTCGCGGAGGCGATGAAAGCCGGCAGCGCGGACGTAGTGTCAGTCGAATCCATCGCCCTGAGTCAGGCGGCCTCATCCGGCAGCTCTGCCGGCAAGGCGGCGGCCACGGGGCTGTCGAGCACGCTCTATGTGGACAACACGCTGGATATTCAGTGCACGATCACGCCCGACAACGCGACGAACCAGATCCTGGAGTGGGAGAGCTCAAAAGAGGGCGTGGCCACGGTGGACGCGGACGGCATGGTCACCGCGCACTCCGGCGGGACCACGGTCATCACCGCACGGGCCACGGACGGGAGCAAAATTGGATCTAATCCGTACTCCGTCACGGTAATACCGGTCGAGTCCGTCGCTCTGAACAAATCCGCGCTCAGCCTCGCAAAAGGCGCGTCTGAAACCCTGACGGCGACGGCCAAGCCGGACAATCCGTCCGGCTACAGGGTCGGATGGTGGAGCAGCGACGAGGAAATAGCGACGGTGGACACGGGAGGCGTAGTGACCGCGGTCGCGGCGGGAACGGCCGCTATTACGGCATATGTGGGCGACAAGAGCGCCACGTGCGACGTTACGGTAACAAACGGCGGCTCCGGCGGCGGGGGCGGCGGCGGATGCAGCGCCGGCTTCCCGGGGCTTGCGCTGCTCTTCGCGGCGGCGCTTCCGGCCATTTACATAAAGCGCCGTTAA
- a CDS encoding (2Fe-2S)-binding protein has protein sequence MLIEFELNGKKCKTEADPSTRLIDFLREEMGLTGAKEGCGEGECGTCTVIVDRKAVHSCLMLTGQIDGRSVLTVEGLAGENGELSPLQAAFIKHGAIQCGYCTPGMLMSAAALLYENPDPTEDEIRTAIAGNLCRCGDYSAIAKAVKEAAEVLRRAKEEAISHE, from the coding sequence ATGCTGATCGAATTTGAACTGAACGGCAAAAAATGCAAAACGGAGGCGGACCCTTCAACGAGGCTGATCGATTTCCTGCGCGAGGAGATGGGGCTCACCGGCGCGAAAGAGGGCTGCGGCGAGGGCGAATGCGGCACATGCACTGTCATCGTCGACAGGAAGGCCGTCCACTCCTGCCTGATGCTGACCGGGCAGATAGACGGCAGGTCGGTGCTGACCGTGGAAGGGCTCGCGGGAGAGAACGGCGAACTCTCGCCGTTACAGGCGGCATTCATCAAACACGGCGCGATACAGTGCGGCTACTGCACCCCCGGGATGCTGATGTCCGCCGCGGCGCTGCTATATGAGAACCCCGACCCGACGGAAGATGAGATAAGGACCGCCATCGCGGGAAACCTCTGCCGCTGCGGCGACTACAGCGCTATCGCGAAGGCCGTCAAAGAGGCGGCCGAGGTCCTTCGGAGGGCGAAAGAGGAGGCCATCAGCCATGAATGA
- a CDS encoding sodium-dependent transporter gives MSTKETFSNRLSFIFSALGCAVGCGNIWRFPYLVGKYGGGIFLLMYLIIIFVIACPLLTMEFSLGRLTRKEPIAAYQEVSKTKAWGVTGLLGILVSFCWLAYLTPIFGILVGYLFKFMTGFFDGMSPSEIAASYETYRVQGNLIAVQSLSLLAIIAAALLKGVRNGLEKLNNICMPALIVILFLLCIRSLTLPGVWAGLDFYLRPDFSKFTAEALIAALGQALFSVGVGVGCGIVFGSYLPEDKTPMTKNSVVVCLGDTAVAFCAGLMIFPSIFSYGLEPSAGSGLLFITLPNVFVQLPWGNLIAVLTVLLFMLAMLTSQIACLETLVCFATERFKFSRKRAIAAIVPVMAALIWLNAVSTVSFDRFDWVTSYIFLNGGALISSIFFGWVWGPEKALNAAGITKHRELWAFALKYVVPAALLIINITSFCTL, from the coding sequence ATGTCAACGAAAGAAACTTTCAGCAACAGATTGTCATTCATTTTTTCAGCTCTCGGCTGTGCCGTGGGCTGCGGCAATATCTGGAGATTTCCTTATCTGGTCGGGAAATACGGCGGCGGCATATTCCTGCTGATGTACCTGATCATAATATTCGTCATCGCATGTCCGTTACTGACAATGGAATTTTCGCTCGGGAGGCTCACGCGCAAAGAGCCGATCGCGGCCTATCAGGAGGTCTCCAAGACAAAAGCCTGGGGCGTCACCGGTCTGCTGGGGATACTCGTATCGTTCTGCTGGCTGGCCTACCTGACGCCGATATTCGGCATTCTGGTCGGATATCTCTTCAAGTTCATGACGGGCTTCTTCGACGGCATGTCGCCGTCGGAGATAGCCGCCAGCTATGAGACCTACAGGGTCCAGGGAAACCTGATAGCGGTGCAGTCTCTGAGCCTGCTCGCGATCATCGCCGCGGCGCTGCTCAAAGGGGTCAGAAACGGCCTTGAGAAGCTCAACAACATCTGTATGCCCGCGCTGATCGTGATCCTGTTCCTGCTCTGCATAAGATCGCTGACATTGCCCGGCGTCTGGGCGGGGCTTGATTTCTATTTAAGGCCCGATTTTTCAAAGTTCACGGCGGAGGCGCTGATCGCCGCTTTGGGACAGGCGCTCTTCTCCGTCGGCGTCGGCGTCGGCTGCGGCATCGTCTTTGGCAGCTACCTGCCGGAGGATAAGACTCCCATGACTAAAAACAGCGTCGTCGTCTGTCTGGGCGACACCGCCGTAGCTTTCTGCGCCGGGCTGATGATTTTTCCGAGCATATTTTCTTACGGGCTTGAGCCAAGCGCCGGGTCGGGGCTGCTCTTTATCACACTTCCCAATGTATTCGTGCAGCTTCCGTGGGGAAATCTGATCGCCGTCCTGACGGTGCTGCTCTTTATGCTCGCGATGCTGACCTCGCAGATCGCCTGCCTTGAGACGCTGGTCTGCTTCGCCACCGAGCGGTTCAAGTTTTCGCGCAAACGTGCCATCGCGGCCATCGTGCCGGTAATGGCGGCCCTGATCTGGCTGAACGCCGTTTCTACGGTCTCCTTCGACCGGTTCGATTGGGTGACGTCCTATATCTTCCTCAACGGCGGCGCGCTGATAAGCTCCATATTCTTCGGCTGGGTCTGGGGACCGGAAAAGGCGCTCAACGCCGCCGGCATCACGAAGCACAGGGAGCTTTGGGCGTTCGCGCTGAAATATGTAGTTCCCGCGGCGCTGCTCATTATCAATATCACAAGCTTCTGCACGCTGTAA
- a CDS encoding FAD binding domain-containing protein — translation MNDITMYSPRNLDELVPALAAATGLSKIIAGGTDLTIAMHEGEVCPDILIDVSRTEEMRRISESGGKIVIGAAVTFTEAENDPTIKKYFPSIARAASGVGSKQIRNRGTIGGNLANASPAGDMLPPLTALDARVVTVNSKNEIKRRTVNDIVAPGSPQKLKFDEAVVSIELPAPRGESVNTFAKLGSRRAVSIARLSVALNAGFSGGLLTAPIVILGALGRAPVDAKRAAAAIEGVPLTDETAERFAEAMAEEVDLAIPGRYSQPYKREAIKGLALDLLSQLPR, via the coding sequence ATGAATGACATCACGATGTATTCGCCGCGCAATTTGGACGAGCTCGTGCCGGCGCTGGCCGCGGCGACAGGGCTAAGCAAAATTATCGCCGGCGGCACCGACCTCACGATCGCCATGCACGAGGGCGAGGTCTGCCCAGACATCCTCATCGACGTCAGCCGCACGGAAGAGATGCGCCGGATCTCGGAAAGCGGCGGCAAGATCGTCATCGGTGCCGCCGTGACCTTTACCGAGGCGGAGAACGACCCGACGATAAAAAAATATTTTCCCTCGATAGCGAGGGCGGCATCCGGCGTGGGCTCAAAACAGATACGCAACCGCGGAACGATCGGCGGCAACCTCGCGAACGCCTCGCCGGCGGGCGATATGCTGCCGCCGCTGACGGCGCTTGACGCAAGGGTCGTGACCGTAAATTCAAAAAACGAAATAAAACGCAGGACCGTAAACGACATCGTCGCACCCGGCAGCCCGCAAAAACTTAAATTCGACGAGGCCGTCGTCTCTATAGAGCTTCCCGCGCCGCGCGGAGAAAGCGTGAACACCTTCGCGAAACTGGGCTCGCGCCGGGCCGTCTCCATCGCCCGTCTGAGCGTCGCGCTCAACGCCGGATTCAGCGGCGGCCTATTGACCGCCCCGATCGTGATACTCGGCGCGCTCGGCCGCGCCCCGGTCGACGCAAAGCGCGCCGCAGCCGCGATCGAGGGCGTCCCGCTTACGGACGAAACTGCGGAGCGCTTCGCCGAAGCGATGGCGGAAGAGGTGGACCTGGCGATCCCCGGCCGTTACTCACAGCCGTATAAGCGCGAGGCGATCAAGGGGCTGGCGCTGGACCTGCTCTCACAGCTTCCGCGCTGA
- a CDS encoding xanthine dehydrogenase family protein molybdopterin-binding subunit, with protein sequence MNKDKYDFVGESFCINDAAAKATGAMKFASDMNLYRELHLKLILSGVGHALIKNIDTSEAERVAGYRACLSYKDYRGKRFNSYRTFPEQPDCPEDRYIFAERARFVGDIVAVVACETKAAAERAARLVKVEYEELPVMPSPAESLREGAFPIHEGGNLIEEFEKVREGKQFAAGEEEAFSVTTRIRTQKMNHVAMETHSYLADWNAQEGITIWTPSQGIYGIRTVVAEMLGLPYSKVRVVKVPMGGSFGGKQEFIYEPLAAFAARKLERPVKLHLTRRESMIATINRTDCDTEITTSFDAGGRIRSCRVDNLIDSGAYCSSGLDFAHAVSGKVPRLYRCPVYEHHGRVCYSNSPIAGGMRGWGSPEIMTALELHMDNAARRLGTDPVELRLKNVVEAGDVDISSGISLGNAQIKRCLREGAEAFHWKERFAAPHGAGRFRRGVGIACGAHKNGIFSGSPDLSGMTLSMNEDGTVNLRTSVHDVGCGTVRSMQIILAEVLRMDPELIFVTEGDTKFTPYDCGTYGSRTTYVAGACAKETAEKFKKLLLETASKLLGVPAPGLELRDGRVAGEGVSPGGIGYREIATRAINELSTEMIVTNSYKSDSNPGSYAVNFAEAEVDTLTGLVRVTDFLSVNDIGQAINRQMVYNQISGGVQMAAGFALCEDLGINSKGVPTKDSLKKYNTLNAADMPAVKTILVEEGGDKGPFGAKSIGEISTVPGAAAIVNAVNNALGTAITELPLTPERIVEAFGRRGAASDADRI encoded by the coding sequence ATGAATAAAGATAAATATGATTTTGTAGGTGAATCATTCTGCATAAACGACGCGGCCGCGAAGGCGACCGGCGCGATGAAATTCGCCTCGGATATGAACCTCTACAGAGAGCTCCATCTGAAATTGATTTTAAGCGGCGTCGGCCACGCGCTGATAAAGAATATAGACACTTCCGAGGCCGAGAGGGTCGCAGGCTACCGGGCCTGCCTCAGCTATAAGGATTACCGCGGGAAGAGGTTCAACAGCTACCGGACTTTCCCCGAGCAGCCGGACTGCCCGGAGGACAGATATATCTTTGCCGAGCGGGCGCGCTTCGTCGGAGACATCGTCGCCGTCGTCGCCTGTGAGACTAAGGCGGCGGCGGAAAGGGCGGCGAGGCTGGTAAAGGTCGAATATGAAGAGCTGCCGGTGATGCCCTCCCCCGCCGAGAGCCTGCGGGAGGGCGCCTTCCCGATCCATGAGGGCGGCAACCTGATCGAGGAGTTTGAAAAGGTCCGCGAGGGAAAGCAATTCGCCGCGGGCGAGGAAGAGGCATTCAGCGTCACGACCCGCATCAGGACACAGAAGATGAACCATGTCGCCATGGAGACGCACTCCTATCTGGCCGACTGGAACGCGCAGGAGGGGATCACGATCTGGACCCCCTCGCAGGGCATCTACGGCATCCGTACCGTAGTCGCCGAGATGCTCGGGCTTCCCTATTCCAAGGTCCGCGTCGTCAAGGTCCCGATGGGAGGCTCCTTCGGCGGCAAACAGGAATTTATATATGAGCCGCTCGCGGCTTTCGCGGCGAGAAAGCTGGAACGCCCCGTCAAGCTCCACCTGACGCGGCGCGAGAGCATGATCGCGACGATAAACAGGACGGACTGCGACACGGAGATAACGACCTCCTTCGACGCCGGCGGGCGGATACGCTCCTGCCGCGTCGACAATCTGATCGATTCGGGGGCCTATTGCAGCTCCGGCCTTGATTTCGCGCACGCGGTGAGCGGCAAGGTCCCGCGCCTTTACCGCTGCCCCGTTTACGAGCATCACGGAAGAGTCTGCTATTCTAACTCCCCCATCGCGGGCGGGATGCGCGGCTGGGGCAGCCCCGAAATCATGACGGCGCTGGAACTCCACATGGATAACGCCGCGCGCAGGCTCGGGACGGACCCCGTCGAACTGCGGCTCAAAAACGTCGTCGAGGCGGGCGACGTCGATATCAGCAGCGGCATCTCGCTCGGCAACGCGCAGATAAAAAGATGCCTTCGGGAGGGCGCGGAGGCCTTTCACTGGAAGGAACGCTTCGCCGCGCCGCACGGAGCGGGCCGCTTCCGCCGCGGCGTGGGGATCGCCTGCGGAGCGCATAAGAACGGCATCTTCTCCGGCTCGCCGGATCTCAGCGGCATGACGCTGAGTATGAACGAGGACGGCACCGTCAACCTCCGCACCTCCGTCCACGACGTCGGCTGCGGCACGGTGCGCTCGATGCAGATCATCCTCGCCGAGGTGCTGCGCATGGACCCCGAGCTCATCTTCGTCACGGAGGGCGACACCAAATTTACGCCCTATGACTGCGGCACCTACGGCAGCAGGACCACCTACGTCGCCGGCGCCTGCGCGAAGGAGACCGCGGAGAAATTCAAAAAACTGCTCCTCGAGACCGCCTCAAAACTGCTCGGCGTCCCCGCGCCGGGGCTGGAACTGCGGGACGGCCGCGTGGCCGGCGAAGGCGTTTCGCCCGGCGGCATCGGCTACAGAGAGATCGCGACAAGGGCGATCAACGAACTGAGCACGGAGATGATCGTCACAAACTCCTATAAAAGCGACTCCAACCCCGGCTCCTACGCGGTGAATTTCGCGGAGGCGGAGGTCGACACCCTCACGGGGCTCGTGCGCGTCACCGATTTTCTCTCCGTCAACGACATCGGCCAGGCGATCAACAGGCAGATGGTATACAACCAGATCAGCGGCGGCGTGCAGATGGCGGCCGGTTTCGCCCTCTGCGAGGACCTGGGGATAAATTCAAAGGGCGTCCCCACGAAGGACTCCCTCAAAAAATACAATACCCTCAACGCGGCCGACATGCCCGCCGTCAAAACCATCCTCGTCGAGGAGGGCGGCGACAAGGGGCCCTTCGGGGCGAAAAGTATCGGCGAGATTTCCACCGTGCCGGGTGCGGCCGCCATCGTAAACGCGGTCAACAACGCGCTGGGCACGGCGATAACGGAGCTTCCGCTCACTCCGGAACGGATAGTGGAAGCCTTTGGACGGAGAGGAGCGGCGAGCGATGCTGATCGAATTTGA
- a CDS encoding GntR family transcriptional regulator, translated as MANVLPGEKTAKKEQNLSSAVYEAIKDKIINGEFLPGSILMERSIAEEFGVSRTPVREALKRLSQEGWVDWEERRRAVVSEITISKIMELFTLREMIEPFAIKKIISEGKPQLLAGQLSAVYQEMAEAKGSPIDFMKHDMEFHTTIVHFMGLSILNTLWQKISEDMTRLVMHAVYPRRDTDVILAEHKALIDALWNADHVRALECIDGHFSIIVDLFKQKGGTVIQR; from the coding sequence ATGGCAAACGTACTTCCTGGCGAAAAGACCGCCAAAAAAGAACAGAATCTTTCAAGCGCGGTTTATGAGGCGATCAAAGACAAGATCATCAACGGCGAGTTCCTGCCTGGAAGCATCCTCATGGAGCGCTCGATCGCCGAGGAGTTCGGGGTGAGCCGCACGCCCGTGCGTGAGGCGCTCAAACGGCTCTCTCAGGAGGGCTGGGTCGACTGGGAGGAGCGCCGCCGTGCCGTCGTCTCCGAAATCACCATCTCCAAGATCATGGAACTTTTCACGCTGCGCGAGATGATAGAGCCGTTCGCGATAAAAAAGATAATCAGCGAAGGCAAGCCGCAGCTGCTGGCCGGACAGCTTTCCGCCGTCTATCAGGAGATGGCGGAGGCGAAGGGCTCGCCGATAGACTTTATGAAGCATGACATGGAGTTCCACACCACCATCGTCCATTTCATGGGCCTATCCATTCTTAACACCTTATGGCAGAAGATAAGCGAGGATATGACGCGTCTCGTGATGCACGCCGTCTATCCGAGGCGCGACACCGACGTCATCCTCGCGGAACATAAGGCGCTTATCGACGCGTTGTGGAACGCGGACCACGTGCGGGCGCTCGAGTGCATAGACGGACACTTCTCGATCATCGTCGATCTTTTCAAACAAAAGGGCGGCACCGTCATCCAGCGCTGA
- a CDS encoding isocitrate lyase/PEP mutase family protein, with amino-acid sequence MKFMRKRFRELLAGSEPLIAPCAYDALSAKMIEAAGFKLAGTTGYGMHGTILGVPDNGMLAFNEMVDACGKMADAVNIPLLADAEGGYGNAINVIRSVRDFEKADMAGLFIEDQVLPPNCPFIREPRVISADEMVGKIRAAVMARCDKDFAIIARTDARFDEAVERAVAYIEAGADMIKIFPKTRKELEALPARVAAPLHFGVIPGQEATRGLSAHDILGMGYKIVTYPMTSLFAGVQASLKALRALKKYGTEDNPETDMISFADYVKLVGGDKFKEWEGEFLRGE; translated from the coding sequence ATGAAATTTATGAGAAAAAGATTCAGAGAACTTCTCGCCGGCAGCGAACCGCTGATAGCGCCCTGCGCCTATGACGCGCTCTCCGCGAAGATGATCGAAGCGGCGGGCTTCAAGCTCGCCGGTACCACGGGCTACGGAATGCACGGAACGATCCTCGGCGTTCCCGACAACGGCATGCTCGCCTTTAACGAGATGGTCGACGCCTGCGGCAAGATGGCCGACGCGGTGAATATCCCGCTGCTCGCGGACGCCGAGGGCGGATACGGCAACGCGATCAACGTCATCCGCTCGGTGCGCGATTTTGAAAAGGCCGACATGGCGGGGCTCTTCATCGAAGATCAGGTGCTGCCCCCCAACTGCCCCTTCATCCGCGAGCCGCGCGTTATTTCCGCCGACGAGATGGTCGGCAAAATCAGAGCCGCGGTGATGGCGCGCTGCGATAAGGACTTTGCGATCATCGCGCGCACCGACGCGCGCTTTGACGAAGCGGTGGAACGCGCCGTCGCCTACATCGAGGCCGGAGCCGATATGATAAAGATCTTTCCCAAGACAAGGAAGGAGCTGGAGGCGCTCCCCGCAAGGGTGGCCGCGCCGCTGCATTTCGGCGTCATCCCGGGGCAGGAGGCGACGCGGGGGCTTTCCGCGCATGACATCCTCGGCATGGGCTACAAGATCGTCACCTATCCGATGACCTCGCTCTTCGCGGGCGTGCAGGCTTCGCTTAAGGCTCTGCGCGCGCTTAAAAAATACGGCACTGAGGACAATCCCGAGACGGATATGATATCCTTCGCCGATTATGTGAAGCTGGTGGGCGGCGATAAGTTCAAAGAGTGGGAGGGAGAATTCCTGCGCGGCGAGTAG
- a CDS encoding TRAP transporter large permease, whose amino-acid sequence MLGYVFAVFAVCLALTVPVGITMGISAMVPHFLNPAFPAKIEFIVRQMVGGVDSTPFIAVPLFVLSGIIMARGGVSDKLFNMFSYFAGDKTGGLPCAVVTTCLFYGAISGSGPATVAAIGAMSIPLLVGLGYDKTFVTALVATSGGLGVIIPPSIPFILYGLSSGVSVGAMFIAGILPGLLIGFCLMVYAWYYCKTHGEDKEKLAAYCQNLRKDGLWNIFKNSFWALMTPVIILGGIYGGVTTPTEAACASVVYALIICCFVYKTMNLRDVIDTFKEAVVTYAPITFILAGAMAFGRVLTIMQAPQEIAMMITSFVSSKVGVLIVINIFLLGVGMVIDTSPAILILTPILLPLVKSVGVDPVHFGIIMVVNLAIGFVTPPMGVNLFVASSLTGISVVKIARKAVPFIVAFLFALVLITFIPEISLALL is encoded by the coding sequence ATGCTTGGTTATGTATTCGCCGTATTCGCCGTCTGTCTTGCGCTCACTGTACCGGTCGGGATCACCATGGGCATATCGGCGATGGTCCCGCACTTCCTCAACCCGGCCTTTCCCGCCAAGATCGAATTCATCGTGCGGCAGATGGTCGGCGGCGTCGACTCCACTCCTTTTATCGCCGTGCCGCTCTTCGTGCTCTCCGGCATCATCATGGCGCGCGGCGGGGTTTCCGACAAGCTTTTCAATATGTTCTCCTACTTCGCGGGCGACAAGACCGGCGGCCTTCCCTGCGCGGTCGTGACGACCTGCCTGTTTTACGGCGCGATCTCCGGTTCCGGCCCCGCCACGGTAGCCGCGATCGGCGCGATGTCGATCCCGCTGCTGGTCGGCCTCGGCTATGACAAGACCTTTGTCACCGCGCTCGTCGCCACCTCCGGCGGCCTCGGGGTCATCATCCCGCCCTCGATCCCCTTCATCCTCTACGGCCTCTCCTCCGGCGTCTCCGTGGGAGCGATGTTCATCGCGGGCATCCTTCCCGGGCTGCTGATAGGCTTCTGCCTGATGGTCTATGCCTGGTATTACTGCAAAACGCACGGCGAGGATAAGGAAAAGCTCGCGGCCTACTGCCAAAACCTGCGCAAGGACGGCCTGTGGAACATCTTTAAGAACAGCTTTTGGGCTCTGATGACGCCGGTGATCATTCTCGGAGGCATCTACGGCGGCGTTACCACTCCCACGGAGGCCGCCTGCGCTTCGGTCGTCTACGCGCTGATCATCTGCTGCTTCGTCTATAAGACGATGAACCTGCGCGACGTTATCGATACCTTCAAAGAGGCGGTCGTGACCTACGCGCCGATCACCTTCATCCTCGCGGGAGCGATGGCTTTCGGCCGCGTGCTCACCATCATGCAGGCTCCGCAGGAGATCGCGATGATGATAACCAGCTTCGTCAGCAGCAAGGTCGGCGTGCTCATCGTCATCAACATATTCCTGCTCGGTGTGGGCATGGTGATAGACACCTCGCCGGCGATCCTCATTCTCACCCCGATACTGCTGCCGCTTGTGAAAAGCGTCGGTGTCGATCCGGTGCACTTCGGCATCATCATGGTCGTCAACCTCGCGATCGGTTTTGTGACGCCGCCGATGGGCGTCAACCTTTTCGTGGCCAGTTCGCTGACCGGCATCTCGGTGGTCAAGATAGCCAGAAAGGCCGTGCCCTTCATCGTCGCCTTCCTCTTCGCGCTGGTCCTGATCACCTTTATACCCGAGATAAGCCTCGCCCTGCTTTAA